The following are encoded together in the Salmonella enterica subsp. enterica serovar Choleraesuis genome:
- a CDS encoding hypothetical protein (possible pseudo, internal stop codon), whose protein sequence is MKKKTGVDAGFVVLPYGGTTEAWQRLLFTENPPPGAKELFAALNGPDERYKAGSIMLVVDPEKQDQEQIAHMKAAKARVDAALQPLTVKQANFLYKHKDTIEMFAAAASTASDIYGYSGQATEAAKGYFELVEKILVEIEKTYKNQYITSGTLIGEQFFVERRRLFGQLDSVLKMFMKHRFMFNEYIDLKSALGLSSRSITHRWNETGVSDLEGYATHIEKLAKYVKLMETAGKIGIGLSAFDTAAKITEACTVGRDCAKTSLTSIGEFSGSLVGGMVASRLIGAGAANTACAVVLGAATVETMGAGALLCTIGVSGGIAYGGDKALSWAGGKTGQSIGKWLGLYEVSGED, encoded by the coding sequence GTGAAGAAAAAAACAGGGGTCGACGCTGGCTTTGTCGTTCTCCCTTACGGAGGTACCACAGAAGCCTGGCAGCGTCTGCTATTCACCGAAAACCCACCGCCGGGTGCCAAAGAGCTGTTTGCTGCATTAAATGGGCCGGATGAAAGATACAAAGCCGGGTCGATTATGCTGGTGGTTGACCCTGAAAAACAGGATCAAGAACAGATAGCCCATATGAAAGCGGCAAAAGCGCGGGTCGATGCGGCGTTGCAGCCTCTGACTGTCAAACAAGCCAATTTTCTCTATAAGCATAAAGACACTATTGAGATGTTCGCCGCTGCTGCCAGTACGGCGAGCGACATTTATGGATACTCAGGACAAGCGACCGAAGCCGCGAAGGGGTATTTCGAACTGGTAGAAAAAATTCTCGTCGAGATCGAGAAAACCTACAAAAACCAGTACATCACCAGCGGCACACTGATCGGCGAACAGTTTTTCGTTGAACGCCGTCGCCTGTTTGGGCAACTCGATAGTGTGCTAAAGATGTTTATGAAGCATCGTTTCATGTTCAATGAATACATCGACCTGAAAAGCGCCCTTGGTCTGTCCAGCCGTTCAATCACCCATCGCTGGAATGAGACAGGTGTTAGCGATCTCGAAGGTTACGCGACACACATCGAGAAGCTTGCTAAGTATGTCAAGCTCATGGAAACGGCCGGGAAGATCGGCATTGGCCTTTCTGCCTTTGATACCGCAGCGAAGATCACTGAAGCCTGCACCGTAGGGCGAGATTGTGCCAAAACTTCGTTGACTTCCATCGGTGAATTTTCGGGAAGTCTGGTAGGTGGGATGGTGGCAAGTAGACTCATCGGTGCTGGCGCTGCAAATACCGCATGTGCAGTTGTTTTGGGGGCTGCGACGGTTGAAACTATGGGGGCAGGCGCGTTACTTTGTACCATTGGTGTGAGCGGTGGCATAGCATACGGAGGTGACAAGGCTCTAAGTTGGGCTGGAGGAAAAACAGGTCAATCTATCGGGAAATGGCTTGGCCTTTATGAGGTAAGCGGTGAAGATTAA
- a CDS encoding hypothetical protein (possible pseudo, internal stop codon) — protein MAKGYYLRVGDKTTCDGKILTGDPAFTWYDSDAAREGDYVSCGKNPGVSYKILGGTESFLDGALRLAGTLDSISSCPCKAKFIPSIPDSYEKESIFTPRPSNFTVAAPVTGALIPKFCSESEPEQHA, from the coding sequence ATGGCAAAAGGTTATTACCTTCGTGTTGGCGATAAAACCACATGCGATGGAAAAATACTGACTGGAGATCCAGCGTTTACATGGTACGACTCAGACGCTGCCCGTGAAGGTGATTATGTATCCTGCGGTAAAAATCCGGGTGTCTCATACAAGATTTTAGGTGGTACGGAGAGTTTTTTGGATGGGGCGCTACGGTTAGCAGGAACGCTGGACAGTATTAGCTCCTGCCCCTGCAAAGCTAAGTTCATTCCCTCCATACCCGACAGTTATGAAAAAGAATCTATTTTTACTCCCCGGCCTTCAAATTTCACGGTTGCGGCCCCGGTTACAGGGGCACTGATACCCAAATTTTGTTCGGAGTCAGAGCCAGAACAGCATGCCTAG
- the rimO gene encoding ribosomal protein S12 methylthiotransferase RimO: MSNVTQQPKIGFVSLGCPKNLVDSERILTELRTEGYDVIPSYDGADMVIVNTCGFIDSAVQESLEAIGEALNENGKVIVTGCLGANEDKIREVHPKVLEITGPHSYEQVLEHVHHYAPKPKHNPFLSLVPEQGVKLTPRHYAYLKISEGCNHRCTFCIIPSMRGDLDSRPIGDVLAEAKRLADAGVKELLVISQDTSAYGVDVKHRTGFYNGEPVKTSMVSLCEQLAKLGIWTRLHYVYPYPHVDDVIPLMAEGKVLPYLDIPLQHASPRILKMMKRPGAVERTLERIKRWREICPDLTLRSTFIVGFPGETEEDFQMLLDFLKEARLDRVGCFKFSPIEGAAANELADPVPEEVKEERFHRFMQLQQQISTERLQEKVGREILVIIDEVDEEGAIGRSMADAPEIDGAVYLNGETKLKAGDIVRVKVENADEYDLWASVV, translated from the coding sequence ATGAGCAATGTTACGCAGCAGCCGAAAATCGGCTTTGTCTCTCTTGGCTGCCCTAAAAACCTCGTTGACTCCGAACGCATCCTCACCGAGCTGCGCACCGAAGGCTATGATGTGATCCCAAGCTATGACGGAGCCGATATGGTTATCGTCAATACCTGTGGCTTTATCGACAGCGCGGTGCAAGAGTCCCTGGAGGCCATCGGCGAGGCGCTGAATGAAAATGGCAAGGTCATCGTGACCGGCTGTCTTGGCGCTAACGAAGATAAAATCCGCGAAGTTCATCCTAAAGTGCTGGAGATTACCGGCCCGCATAGCTATGAGCAGGTGCTGGAGCATGTTCATCATTACGCACCAAAACCAAAGCACAATCCGTTTTTAAGCCTGGTGCCAGAGCAAGGCGTCAAGCTCACTCCGCGCCACTACGCTTATCTCAAAATTTCTGAAGGCTGTAATCATCGTTGCACCTTTTGCATCATCCCATCGATGCGCGGCGATTTAGACAGCCGTCCGATTGGCGACGTGCTGGCCGAAGCTAAACGTCTGGCCGATGCCGGCGTTAAAGAGCTGCTGGTTATCTCCCAGGATACTTCAGCCTACGGCGTAGATGTGAAGCATCGCACCGGTTTTTATAACGGCGAGCCGGTGAAAACCAGTATGGTTAGCCTGTGCGAACAGCTGGCTAAACTGGGTATCTGGACGCGTCTGCATTATGTCTACCCTTACCCACATGTGGATGACGTCATCCCGCTGATGGCCGAAGGCAAAGTGCTGCCGTATCTGGATATTCCTCTTCAGCACGCCAGCCCGCGCATTCTTAAGATGATGAAACGTCCGGGCGCGGTGGAACGCACTCTGGAGCGCATCAAACGCTGGCGCGAAATCTGCCCGGATCTGACTCTGCGCTCTACGTTTATCGTCGGCTTCCCTGGCGAAACCGAAGAAGACTTCCAGATGCTGCTCGACTTCTTGAAAGAAGCGCGGCTTGACCGGGTGGGCTGCTTTAAATTCAGCCCGATAGAGGGCGCTGCCGCCAATGAGCTGGCGGATCCGGTGCCGGAAGAGGTGAAGGAAGAGCGTTTCCATCGCTTTATGCAGCTTCAGCAACAGATCTCTACCGAACGCCTCCAGGAAAAAGTGGGCCGGGAGATTCTGGTTATCATTGATGAAGTTGACGAAGAAGGCGCTATTGGCCGCAGCATGGCTGATGCCCCAGAAATTGACGGTGCAGTCTATCTCAACGGTGAGACCAAACTGAAGGCTGGCGACATCGTTCGCGTCAAAGTTGAAAATGCTGACGAATATGACCTGTGGGCGAGCGTGGTCTAA